The Thermodesulfovibrionales bacterium genome has a window encoding:
- a CDS encoding signal recognition particle-docking protein FtsY, whose product AAVAFDAIEAAKARNIEVVIVDTAGRLHTKSPLMEELKKVRRVIDKSLPGAPHETLLVVDATTGQNALKQAEMFNKAIGVTGIALTKLDGTAKGGIVFAIKRELGIPIRLIGIGEGVEDLRDFDSKEFVEALFS is encoded by the coding sequence TGCTGCAGTTGCCTTTGACGCGATTGAAGCTGCCAAGGCGAGAAACATTGAAGTCGTTATCGTAGACACGGCAGGGAGGCTTCATACCAAGAGCCCCCTCATGGAAGAGTTGAAGAAGGTTCGGCGCGTTATCGACAAGTCTTTGCCGGGCGCCCCGCACGAGACACTCCTTGTTGTTGATGCCACTACAGGGCAGAATGCCTTGAAGCAGGCAGAGATGTTCAACAAAGCCATCGGTGTGACAGGGATCGCCCTCACCAAGCTTGACGGTACCGCAAAGGGAGGGATCGTCTTTGCCATCAAAAGGGAACTGGGCATTCCGATACGTCTTATTGGTATTGGCGAGGGAGTCGAGGATCTTCGGGATTTTGATTCAAAGGAATTTGTTGAGGCGCTTTTTTCATAA
- a CDS encoding PBP1A family penicillin-binding protein: protein MATYGEKHHQGRIPSSRASKRSKRSPGSGRSSCLRKPFILSLFLAILVGIAGGLLYWNLSDLPVIKALEEYPPAVSSLVYSADGKVLAEFYIERRTFIPYYTIPEHVKRAFIAIEDVRFYHHPGVDVIGILRALYHDIKTRSVAQGGSTITQQLAKMLFLKPERSLKRKIKEVALSVQIEKHYTKDEIIGLYLNQAYFGTRAYGIEAACETYFGKSVHGLTLGEAALLASLPKAPSQYSPFKNPEKSRERRSVVLRQMLDHGFISRAQYEEADEEPLPMTPHFRKYEAPYFIEMLRHELESRYNGELYTAGYRIHSTIDSVMQKAAEEAVEKGIASLERRAKGEIQAALIAMDIRTGAIRAMVGGSDFWKNQFNRATQALRQPGSAFKPFVYLAAIESGLRASDTILDAPISFKGARPGQLWSPKNYDGEYHGTVTLKTALAKSLNAATVRLAERLGIDSVIETAQTLGIKSILLPYLPIALGAADVTLMEMVSAYGTFATGYHVNPMLYERIINREGIPIEERRPETTELISEEIIGEMKVLLHAVVEEGTAQKAKELKRPLYGKTGTTNDYADAWFIGFDDSLVVGVWVGRDDHKPLGPKETGAKAALPIWIDFMKKAPQQIPLNQNPEDPRLPRQYQ from the coding sequence ATGGCAACGTACGGTGAAAAGCACCATCAAGGCCGGATCCCTTCTTCGAGAGCGTCGAAGAGATCGAAGAGATCACCGGGATCCGGTCGTTCCTCCTGCCTGCGGAAACCATTCATACTGTCCCTTTTCCTGGCAATTCTCGTCGGAATAGCCGGAGGACTCCTCTACTGGAACCTCTCGGACCTCCCTGTCATCAAGGCCCTTGAGGAATACCCGCCGGCTGTCTCTTCCCTTGTCTATTCCGCGGACGGGAAGGTCCTTGCCGAGTTTTACATCGAAAGAAGGACCTTTATCCCATACTACACCATCCCGGAACACGTGAAAAGGGCGTTCATAGCGATAGAGGACGTGAGGTTTTACCACCATCCGGGGGTCGACGTCATCGGCATTCTCAGGGCCCTTTATCACGATATAAAGACGAGGAGCGTTGCCCAGGGAGGAAGCACCATCACCCAGCAGCTCGCAAAGATGCTTTTCCTCAAGCCCGAGCGGAGTCTCAAGAGGAAGATCAAGGAGGTCGCCCTCTCTGTTCAGATCGAGAAACATTACACAAAAGATGAGATCATCGGCCTCTATCTGAACCAGGCATACTTCGGTACAAGGGCTTACGGCATAGAGGCAGCTTGCGAAACCTATTTCGGCAAATCCGTCCATGGACTGACTCTTGGAGAGGCAGCCCTTCTCGCATCCCTGCCCAAGGCCCCTTCCCAATACTCCCCCTTCAAGAATCCCGAGAAGTCGCGGGAGAGGAGGTCGGTCGTCCTGCGGCAGATGCTAGACCACGGATTTATCAGCAGGGCTCAGTATGAAGAGGCTGATGAAGAACCCCTTCCGATGACCCCCCACTTCCGCAAGTACGAGGCGCCATATTTCATCGAGATGCTCCGTCATGAACTCGAGTCACGGTATAACGGCGAACTTTATACAGCCGGTTACCGGATCCATTCGACCATAGATTCGGTAATGCAGAAGGCTGCTGAGGAGGCGGTGGAAAAGGGCATTGCCTCCCTTGAAAGGAGGGCAAAAGGTGAAATCCAGGCGGCATTGATTGCGATGGATATCAGGACCGGCGCAATACGCGCCATGGTCGGAGGATCCGACTTCTGGAAGAACCAGTTCAACCGTGCAACCCAGGCCCTTCGACAGCCAGGTTCGGCCTTTAAACCCTTTGTGTATCTCGCTGCTATCGAGAGCGGCCTGAGAGCAAGTGATACCATCCTCGACGCTCCCATATCTTTCAAGGGCGCAAGGCCCGGACAACTCTGGTCTCCCAAGAACTATGACGGGGAGTACCATGGCACGGTAACCTTGAAGACAGCCCTTGCAAAGTCTTTGAATGCTGCCACGGTGAGACTGGCAGAGAGGCTGGGAATTGACAGCGTCATCGAGACGGCCCAAACCCTCGGCATCAAGAGCATCCTCCTGCCCTATCTGCCGATAGCCCTCGGCGCGGCAGACGTGACCCTCATGGAGATGGTCTCTGCCTACGGAACCTTTGCCACAGGGTATCATGTCAATCCGATGCTCTATGAGAGAATTATCAACCGTGAGGGGATCCCCATCGAGGAACGGAGACCTGAGACAACAGAACTCATCTCAGAAGAAATCATCGGTGAAATGAAAGTGCTCCTCCATGCCGTTGTTGAGGAAGGAACCGCCCAGAAGGCGAAGGAACTCAAAAGACCGCTCTATGGAAAGACCGGCACTACGAACGACTATGCGGATGCGTGGTTCATCGGATTTGACGACAGCCTAGTTGTCGGCGTCTGGGTCGGCAGGGACGACCATAAGCCCCTGGGCCCAAAGGAAACGGGGGCAAAGGCCGCACTCCCCATCTGGATAGACTTTATGAAAAAAGCGCCTCAACAAATTCCTTTGAATCAAAATCCCGAAGATCCTCGACTCCCTCGCCAATACCAATAA
- the leuD gene encoding 3-isopropylmalate dehydratase small subunit gives MVVKGRVWRFGDDVDTDAIIPARYLNTSDPAELAKHVMEDADKDFPSKVRKGDILIAGKNFGCGSSREHAPIAIKASGVQAVIAKSFARIFYRNAFNIGLPIFESAEASEKVHEGDSIEIDAGTGIIRNHTRGEQYKAKPIPLFMQELIGAGGLIEWTKKKIKGAVA, from the coding sequence ATGGTAGTGAAGGGCAGGGTATGGAGATTTGGTGATGACGTAGACACCGATGCAATTATTCCTGCGAGGTATCTGAACACATCAGACCCAGCAGAGCTTGCGAAACATGTGATGGAAGATGCTGACAAGGACTTTCCTTCAAAGGTCCGGAAAGGCGATATCCTCATAGCGGGCAAGAACTTCGGCTGCGGTTCGTCGCGGGAACACGCCCCGATCGCCATCAAGGCTTCCGGTGTCCAGGCAGTTATTGCGAAGAGCTTTGCCCGGATATTCTACCGGAATGCCTTTAACATCGGACTCCCGATCTTTGAATCCGCAGAGGCCAGCGAGAAGGTACATGAAGGTGATAGTATTGAAATCGACGCCGGTACCGGTATTATCAGGAACCATACTCGTGGGGAACAGTACAAGGCCAAACCGATCCCGCTATTCATGCAGGAGTTGATAGGCGCTGGCGGGCTCATCGAGTGGACAAAGAAGAAGATCAAAGGAGCGGTGGCATGA
- a CDS encoding 3-isopropylmalate dehydrogenase, with the protein MSRTYNIAVIPGDGTGPEVVAEGMRVLTAASRRFGFQLKLDNFDFGGERYLQTGATISAEEIDTLRGYHAIYLGAIGHPDVKAGILEKGILLRLRFELDQYVNLRPVKLYPGVDCPLKDKGPDDIDFVVVRENTEGLYAGAGGVLKKGTADEVAVQESINTRKGVERCIRFAFEYCRKRNKGRKLTLCGKTNVLTFAFDLWERTFHEVAKEYPDIKVDYAHVDAITMWFVKNPEWFDVIVTDNMFGDIITDLGAMIQGGMGIAAGGNINPKGVSMFEPIGGSAPKYKGQNIINPLAAICAGGMMLEHLGEDAAGRAIERAAMEVTGKHLKSLAAGKMGYSTTDVGDLVVKYVSEMA; encoded by the coding sequence ATGAGCAGGACATACAACATTGCAGTAATACCCGGCGACGGTACGGGGCCTGAGGTGGTAGCAGAAGGGATGAGAGTTCTCACCGCGGCTTCCAGGAGGTTCGGGTTTCAGTTGAAGCTGGACAATTTCGATTTCGGGGGCGAAAGATACCTGCAGACCGGTGCAACGATCAGTGCGGAAGAGATCGATACGCTGAGGGGCTATCATGCGATATACCTCGGCGCCATCGGCCATCCCGATGTGAAGGCGGGGATTCTTGAAAAAGGCATCCTCCTGAGGCTCCGTTTTGAACTCGACCAGTATGTGAATCTGAGACCCGTGAAGCTTTATCCCGGAGTCGACTGCCCGCTGAAGGACAAGGGGCCTGATGATATCGATTTCGTCGTCGTGAGGGAGAATACGGAAGGTCTCTATGCCGGTGCAGGCGGCGTCTTGAAAAAGGGCACGGCCGACGAGGTTGCCGTCCAGGAATCCATAAACACGAGGAAAGGCGTTGAACGGTGCATCCGCTTTGCCTTCGAATATTGCCGGAAGAGGAACAAAGGGAGGAAACTCACCCTCTGCGGCAAGACCAATGTTCTCACTTTCGCCTTTGACCTCTGGGAAAGGACGTTCCATGAGGTCGCGAAGGAATACCCTGATATCAAGGTCGATTACGCTCATGTCGACGCGATAACCATGTGGTTTGTGAAGAACCCTGAATGGTTTGATGTCATTGTGACTGATAACATGTTCGGCGATATCATCACCGACCTCGGCGCTATGATACAGGGGGGGATGGGAATCGCTGCCGGCGGAAACATCAACCCGAAGGGCGTATCCATGTTCGAACCGATCGGCGGATCGGCGCCCAAGTATAAGGGCCAGAATATCATCAATCCCCTTGCAGCCATATGTGCCGGGGGGATGATGCTTGAGCATCTCGGAGAGGATGCCGCGGGCAGAGCTATCGAACGAGCAGCGATGGAGGTTACCGGGAAACACCTCAAGAGTCTTGCAGCAGGCAAGATGGGATATTCTACGACGGACGTTGGGGATCTGGTGGTGAAGTATGTATCTGAGATGGCATGA
- a CDS encoding aspartate-semialdehyde dehydrogenase: protein MLKKKENYVVAVVGATGAVGNEMIAVVEERRFPVERLRLFASERSEGKTLEYRGKEVPVETLKEDSFEGIDIALFSAGAERSKMWAPVAAQSGCVVVDNSSQWRMDPEIPLVVPEVNSHDLKWHKGIIANPNCSTIQMVVVLKPIHDAAKIRRVVVTTFQSVSGTGKKAMDELLQQTTDLLNFREIQCNVYPHQIAFNCLPHIDKFLENGYTKEEMKMVKETKKIMGDDSIGVTATTVRVPVFRCHSESINIETEKKLTADEARAVLALAPGVVVFDAPEKNVYPLAINVAGKDETYVGRVREDESIEKGLNLWIVSDNLRKGAALNAVQIAERLIAMAS, encoded by the coding sequence ATGTTGAAGAAGAAGGAGAACTATGTTGTTGCCGTTGTCGGCGCCACCGGCGCTGTCGGCAATGAAATGATAGCGGTCGTTGAGGAGAGGAGGTTCCCTGTTGAACGGTTAAGGCTCTTTGCCTCAGAAAGATCAGAGGGAAAGACCCTTGAATACCGAGGGAAGGAGGTACCGGTAGAGACGCTGAAGGAAGATTCCTTCGAGGGGATCGATATCGCGCTCTTTTCCGCGGGCGCAGAGCGCTCGAAGATGTGGGCCCCCGTTGCTGCTCAATCCGGGTGTGTTGTCGTGGATAATTCGAGCCAGTGGAGGATGGACCCCGAAATTCCCCTTGTGGTCCCTGAAGTCAACTCCCACGACCTGAAATGGCATAAGGGGATCATAGCAAATCCGAACTGCTCAACGATCCAGATGGTGGTGGTCCTGAAGCCGATCCATGACGCTGCAAAGATCAGGCGGGTGGTAGTGACGACGTTCCAGTCTGTTTCTGGGACAGGTAAGAAGGCGATGGACGAATTGCTCCAGCAGACCACAGACCTTCTGAACTTCAGGGAGATACAGTGCAATGTCTATCCCCATCAGATAGCCTTTAATTGTCTTCCCCATATCGACAAGTTCCTTGAGAACGGTTATACCAAGGAAGAGATGAAGATGGTGAAAGAGACGAAAAAAATCATGGGTGACGACTCAATCGGCGTTACTGCAACAACAGTGCGTGTGCCTGTTTTCCGATGCCATTCGGAAAGTATCAACATCGAGACTGAAAAAAAGCTTACTGCCGATGAGGCAAGGGCCGTCCTCGCATTGGCTCCCGGAGTGGTCGTGTTTGACGCCCCTGAAAAGAACGTGTATCCCCTTGCAATAAATGTGGCGGGCAAGGACGAAACCTACGTGGGCCGGGTCAGAGAAGACGAGTCGATAGAGAAGGGTCTCAATTTGTGGATCGTGTCGGACAACCTCAGGAAAGGCGCTGCACTCAATGCCGTGCAGATAGCGGAGAGACTCATCGCGATGGCATCATAA
- a CDS encoding amidohydrolase family protein produces MEKRKTVDLIVRADYLLPVGSVATVISDGAVAVENGTIIAVGRFEEVIAGYAPEKIIGGKNRALIPGLINTHTHAAMVYFRGLADDLPLKEWLETYIWPAESRWLSPEFVSDAIELACLEMLKAGITTYNDMYFFGDAAGLATKKMGMRAVLGVGVVDFPTAVAKTTDEYFDRAGEFVGKWKADTLIRPCIAPHALYTCGPETLKRARSFADQSDIPIHIHLSECEWEVQEILSRYGRTPVRHLASLGFLDGRVLAAHCVWLDDEEVGMLAERGVGVSHCIESNLKLASGMAPVTTMLKAGIKVTFGTDGAASNNDLNVLSEMSTAAKVHKALSKDPTALDSRTALLMATRWGAEVLGLGKITGSIEKGKAADLVIINLEKPHLTPIYDIYSHIAYSVRASDIETVIVNGVVVVNEGTLCRGDEGEILAKARAWAERIAGR; encoded by the coding sequence ATGGAGAAGAGAAAAACCGTTGATCTTATCGTCCGTGCCGACTATCTCCTTCCCGTTGGGAGCGTAGCTACCGTTATTTCTGACGGGGCGGTGGCGGTCGAGAACGGAACGATCATTGCTGTCGGGCGTTTCGAGGAAGTCATCGCTGGATATGCCCCGGAAAAGATCATCGGCGGGAAGAACAGGGCTCTTATCCCTGGTCTCATTAATACCCACACCCACGCTGCCATGGTCTATTTCAGGGGCCTTGCCGACGACTTGCCTCTCAAGGAATGGCTTGAAACCTATATCTGGCCTGCCGAATCCCGATGGCTTAGTCCCGAATTCGTCTCGGACGCCATTGAACTCGCCTGCCTTGAAATGCTGAAGGCCGGGATCACAACCTATAACGACATGTATTTTTTTGGCGACGCAGCAGGCCTGGCAACAAAGAAGATGGGCATGCGAGCGGTACTCGGCGTTGGTGTCGTCGATTTCCCGACTGCCGTGGCGAAGACGACGGACGAGTATTTCGACAGGGCCGGGGAGTTTGTCGGGAAATGGAAGGCAGACACTCTCATCAGGCCCTGCATCGCCCCTCATGCATTGTACACGTGCGGTCCCGAGACGCTCAAAAGGGCAAGGAGTTTTGCCGATCAATCCGACATTCCCATCCATATCCATCTTTCCGAGTGTGAATGGGAGGTTCAGGAAATCCTATCGAGGTATGGAAGAACTCCGGTCAGGCATCTTGCGTCCCTCGGTTTCCTTGATGGAAGAGTCCTGGCGGCCCATTGCGTCTGGCTCGACGATGAAGAGGTCGGGATGCTGGCGGAGAGGGGGGTCGGGGTGTCGCATTGTATCGAGAGCAATCTCAAGCTTGCATCGGGTATGGCTCCTGTCACAACAATGCTCAAGGCAGGCATAAAGGTGACCTTTGGGACGGACGGCGCTGCGAGTAACAACGATCTGAACGTTTTGAGTGAGATGTCGACGGCTGCGAAGGTTCATAAGGCACTCTCGAAGGATCCAACCGCCCTTGATTCCAGGACGGCCCTCCTCATGGCGACCAGATGGGGCGCCGAGGTCCTCGGTCTCGGGAAGATCACCGGAAGCATCGAGAAGGGGAAGGCGGCAGACCTTGTGATCATCAATCTCGAGAAACCTCATTTAACGCCGATCTATGACATCTACTCTCATATCGCCTATTCGGTGAGGGCGTCGGATATCGAGACCGTTATCGTCAATGGCGTAGTTGTTGTCAATGAAGGTACTCTCTGCAGGGGCGACGAAGGAGAGATTCTTGCGAAGGCGAGAGCCTGGGCCGAAAGAATTGCGGGTCGATAG
- a CDS encoding tetratricopeptide repeat protein, producing MKNMVRGLFLFSMLVVCCSTIAEGADGGSYLERGDFYYNEGEYDRAIKDYSNAVSLKPDLAEAYYHRGLAYYKMDKYDEAIEDYSKAISLYPPPGEAQLYHNRGLVYLKKGSYDKAIEDYTKAITINPKFTEGYHNRGIAYSRKGMYDEAIEDYNRALSIRPNYGGAYFSRGIAYVRKAAEDFRKVCDMGDKNACENLKQLSEE from the coding sequence ATGAAAAATATGGTGCGGGGCTTGTTCCTCTTCAGTATGCTCGTTGTCTGTTGCTCAACAATAGCAGAGGGGGCCGATGGGGGCAGCTATCTGGAGAGAGGGGATTTCTATTACAACGAAGGCGAGTATGATCGGGCCATAAAGGATTACAGCAACGCCGTCTCTTTGAAGCCTGACCTTGCCGAGGCCTATTATCATCGGGGACTCGCATATTACAAGATGGACAAGTATGATGAGGCAATTGAGGATTACAGTAAGGCCATCTCCCTTTATCCTCCGCCCGGCGAAGCCCAACTTTACCACAATCGGGGACTCGTCTATCTCAAGAAAGGTTCCTATGACAAGGCCATTGAAGATTACACAAAGGCGATAACGATAAACCCCAAATTCACTGAAGGGTATCATAATCGTGGTATCGCGTATTCGCGGAAGGGCATGTATGACGAGGCGATTGAGGATTATAACAGGGCCCTGTCCATCAGGCCTAATTATGGCGGAGCGTATTTCTCGCGTGGTATCGCTTATGTGAGGAAGGCGGCGGAGGACTTCAGAAAGGTCTGTGATATGGGTGACAAGAATGCCTGTGAGAATCTTAAGCAGCTTTCGGAGGAATAG
- a CDS encoding flagellar motor protein MotB, whose translation MKEQRIIIKKIKKTGHGGHHGGSWKVAYADFVTALMAFFLLLWLITMIAPEKRARVSAYFKRFSIFQQSGSSFMEKSSEMFDQPGEDEKKATRELLGTGYVIKPQEIKETIRKAVEERLGDIKDQVIIDVFEGGVRIQLVDKEGKPMFNLGASTPTPLASKILQVIGDSIGNLPNPVAIEGHTDSLLYKSSTYGNWELSTERALAARKLLEQYGLDPARLTRVAGFADTLPFIKEDPKDPRNRRISIILMTPKKDAETTSPVSFGIPRAEIGSPVFERSSAPPRL comes from the coding sequence GTGAAAGAGCAGAGAATCATTATCAAAAAGATTAAGAAGACAGGCCACGGGGGCCACCACGGCGGGTCCTGGAAGGTTGCCTATGCAGACTTTGTTACCGCCCTGATGGCATTCTTCCTACTTCTGTGGCTCATTACCATGATCGCTCCTGAAAAGAGGGCAAGGGTCTCTGCATACTTTAAGCGGTTCAGCATCTTTCAGCAGAGCGGTTCGTCCTTTATGGAGAAATCGAGTGAAATGTTCGACCAACCCGGCGAAGACGAGAAGAAGGCTACCAGGGAACTTCTGGGAACAGGATATGTGATAAAACCCCAGGAGATCAAGGAGACAATAAGGAAGGCAGTCGAAGAAAGACTCGGGGACATCAAGGATCAGGTGATTATAGATGTTTTCGAAGGAGGGGTGCGCATCCAGCTCGTCGACAAGGAGGGGAAGCCGATGTTTAACCTCGGTGCGTCAACGCCGACCCCCCTCGCTTCCAAAATACTCCAGGTGATCGGTGACAGCATCGGCAATTTACCGAACCCCGTCGCCATCGAAGGCCACACTGATTCGCTGCTGTACAAATCTTCCACGTACGGCAACTGGGAGCTCTCAACGGAACGGGCGCTCGCCGCACGAAAACTCCTCGAACAATACGGACTCGACCCTGCGCGTCTGACAAGGGTTGCAGGTTTCGCTGACACGCTGCCTTTTATAAAAGAAGACCCAAAGGACCCACGGAACCGCAGAATCAGTATCATCCTCATGACGCCCAAGAAGGATGCGGAAACGACGTCTCCCGTCTCTTTCGGTATCCCTCGCGCGGAAATCGGATCACCGGTTTTCGAAAGATCTTCTGCCCCGCCAAGATTATGA
- the motA gene encoding flagellar motor stator protein MotA: MFAIIGIIVVLGSVIGGFLMEHGNLSVLFQPAEVVIIFGAAIGGFLIASPPKVVSAVFKNIFTVVKSKNLGKTIYLELLSLLFQLFTKIRKEGLISVEADIENPQNSAIFSKYRGVMSNHHAIDFICDNLKVIITTNVPSHELDSLMDIEIETHQKEAMIPSNSVAKIADALPGLGIVAAVLGVVLTMGKIDQPPAVLGHSIGAALVGTFLGVLMCYGFVGPMATNLEHSAEQNSVFFQVIKVALVAFVGGAAPQIAVEFGRRAIPGTAKPSFDELEKEVRSRPK; the protein is encoded by the coding sequence ATGTTTGCGATCATCGGCATCATCGTTGTCTTAGGCTCGGTCATAGGTGGCTTCCTTATGGAGCACGGGAACCTCAGCGTCCTCTTTCAGCCGGCTGAGGTTGTCATCATCTTCGGAGCAGCCATAGGCGGCTTTCTCATCGCATCTCCTCCAAAGGTCGTATCAGCCGTTTTCAAAAATATCTTTACGGTCGTAAAGTCCAAGAACCTCGGCAAGACAATCTATCTTGAACTCCTCTCCCTGCTCTTCCAGCTCTTTACCAAGATACGGAAGGAGGGCCTCATATCCGTCGAAGCGGATATAGAAAATCCACAGAACAGCGCCATATTCAGTAAATATAGAGGTGTCATGTCTAACCACCATGCGATCGATTTTATCTGCGACAATCTGAAGGTGATCATAACGACAAATGTCCCGTCCCACGAACTCGACAGTCTCATGGATATCGAGATAGAGACCCATCAGAAGGAGGCCATGATCCCTTCAAACAGCGTGGCAAAGATAGCAGACGCCCTGCCCGGCCTCGGTATCGTTGCAGCGGTTCTCGGCGTTGTCCTTACCATGGGCAAGATTGACCAGCCTCCTGCCGTACTCGGCCACAGCATCGGTGCAGCTCTTGTGGGGACCTTCCTCGGAGTCTTGATGTGCTACGGGTTCGTCGGTCCCATGGCAACGAATCTCGAGCACTCGGCAGAGCAAAACAGCGTCTTTTTCCAGGTCATCAAAGTTGCCCTCGTGGCCTTTGTAGGGGGTGCGGCCCCCCAGATAGCCGTGGAATTCGGGAGGAGGGCAATTCCCGGCACGGCCAAACCGAGCTTTGATGAACTTGAGAAGGAAGTACGGTCCCGTCCGAAGTGA
- a CDS encoding ATP-binding protein, producing the protein MEHHRSQSKIKDYFGDASLLFIDGSLLDHELIRMVFRRYEMDNNLEFVSSAETGLDIIKRQNVKAVFVNQVLPGLDGFGFLREMRKRGIRIPAIMMMLTGNEETALRALREGAHDCLTKGVRYFDSLPLILDRALARHELELERAERDNLIIESQRHWIAMFDAITDFIFMTDAEGTIVKANRALSAAFGKLPQDIIGMKCHELFGIDPEESCIPNKSGQPHTEERSINDEIYLISSFPLDYGDKPLTIYIMKNISEMKRLKDQLYHSDKLASLGLLVSGVAHEINNPLTGITAYTEILRMKFPDRDMEKELRKILESADRCKKIVANLLTFSRQKTPSRTLESINDIIERAIELRIYWLRSSDIEIVRDYDVVKSVFVDSQQIQQVILNILLNAEQAISELNRNDGTIVFSTRLDNAGQKVIVGISDNGPGIPKDIIPRIFDPFFTTKPVGSGTGLGLSISHGIITEHGGSITVESAEGEGTTFTIELPLPSRTEGNHVANDYADFFDGEKAVGSEKQTGGARGTKEP; encoded by the coding sequence ATGGAACACCATAGGAGTCAAAGCAAGATCAAGGACTATTTCGGAGACGCTTCGCTGCTCTTCATCGATGGCAGTCTCCTCGACCACGAACTCATCCGTATGGTCTTCAGACGGTATGAAATGGACAATAATCTTGAATTTGTCTCATCGGCAGAGACCGGTCTCGATATCATAAAAAGGCAAAACGTAAAGGCCGTCTTCGTCAACCAGGTTCTTCCTGGCTTGGATGGCTTCGGATTCCTTAGAGAGATGAGGAAACGGGGAATACGGATACCGGCGATCATGATGATGTTGACCGGCAATGAAGAGACGGCGCTCAGGGCCCTGAGGGAAGGCGCCCATGATTGTCTGACGAAAGGCGTCAGGTATTTCGATTCCCTTCCCCTTATTCTTGACCGAGCCCTCGCCAGGCACGAGTTGGAACTTGAACGCGCTGAGCGGGACAACCTTATCATCGAAAGCCAAAGGCACTGGATAGCGATGTTCGACGCCATTACCGATTTTATCTTTATGACTGATGCTGAGGGAACGATCGTCAAAGCGAACCGGGCTCTCTCGGCAGCTTTCGGGAAACTACCGCAAGACATTATAGGAATGAAGTGTCATGAACTCTTCGGAATCGATCCCGAGGAATCATGCATACCGAATAAAAGTGGCCAGCCCCATACGGAAGAGAGAAGTATCAACGACGAGATCTATCTCATCAGTTCCTTTCCTCTGGATTATGGCGATAAGCCTTTGACGATCTACATCATGAAGAATATCAGCGAAATGAAGCGACTCAAGGACCAGCTTTACCATTCCGACAAGCTTGCCTCCCTCGGTCTTCTGGTGTCGGGCGTGGCTCATGAAATTAACAACCCCCTTACCGGAATTACAGCGTACACGGAGATCCTCCGCATGAAGTTTCCTGACAGGGATATGGAAAAGGAACTTCGGAAGATCCTTGAGAGCGCAGACCGGTGCAAGAAGATTGTGGCAAACCTCCTCACCTTCTCACGACAAAAGACCCCTTCCAGGACCCTTGAGTCGATCAATGATATCATTGAAAGGGCGATTGAACTCCGGATTTATTGGCTGAGATCGAGCGACATTGAGATTGTGAGGGACTATGACGTCGTCAAGAGCGTCTTTGTTGACTCGCAACAGATCCAGCAGGTGATCCTGAATATCCTCCTCAATGCAGAACAGGCAATTTCCGAGCTTAACAGGAATGACGGGACAATCGTTTTCTCGACACGCCTTGACAATGCCGGGCAAAAGGTGATCGTAGGGATCTCCGACAATGGTCCCGGCATTCCGAAGGATATCATCCCGCGGATCTTCGACCCCTTTTTCACCACAAAGCCTGTCGGATCAGGAACAGGGCTCGGCCTCTCGATCTCCCACGGCATTATCACAGAACACGGAGGAAGCATAACCGTCGAAAGTGCAGAGGGGGAAGGTACAACGTTCACGATAGAACTTCCCCTTCCCTCAAGGACTGAAGGAAACCATGTCGCTAACGATTATGCAGACTTTTTCGATGGAGAAAAGGCGGTAGGTTCGGAGAAACAGACAGGAGGAGCGAGGGGCACGAAAGAACCATGA